The Pyxidicoccus sp. MSG2 DNA segment CCCACTTTGGGGACCTCGTCTTGTAGAGGCGCCAAGCCGCGCCTCTCAGCCTCGGGTTGCGGGAGGTCTGCCGGGTGGCGGGAACTAGGCAGCGCAGCAGCCCCCTCGACCCTATGCCGGACGAAGTGGTGTTGTGGGTGAGCAGTGAGAAGATGATCAGGCCCGTCCGCTCGAGGTACGTCGGCCACTTACTGAGGAGCTGGGGCCCGCCCGGCACCGGCGGGGGCAGGGGCGCGTCCTCCTCTGGCTCGAGCTGGACGGTGCCCTTCGTTCCGGCGGACAGAGTGATGCTCCCGGACAGCACCTGCCCGGAGGGCAGCTGCGCGGTCACCACGTAGGCTCCGGGCTCCAGCTCCACCACGTCGCTGGAGAGGCAGCGCGTGGCGAGGGCGAGGCTCGGCTTGCGTATCTCGACCGGGATATTGCTCCCGTCGAGCTGCGCTCCTCTCGGAGGCTGCAGCGAGAAGCGCAGGTGCCCGTGCGGTTCCTTCCTGGGAGGTTGGTCGCTCATGGGGAGACCCTCAGCCTGTACGTCCTGCGTGGAGGTGTCAGCAGCATCGGGCGCCCGGGGCAGCCGACGAACTGCGGGTGGGGCGGATCGATGGTGGCCCCGATGGTGTAGTAGCCCGCTTCGAGCTGCCGGGTCAGCGGATAGGGAGACAGGGGGTGCGGAAAGTCCGCAGTCGGCTGCCCGAGGGCATTCACGACGTTGACTCGCGCGTGAGCCACTGCGGCGAGGGGATCCACCTCGAGGGTGAGGTCGGCGGAAGGGGGCGCCAGGAGCTGGTGCAGCATGAGATCCTCCAGAATCTGTCCACCCAGGGTGACGGTCTGCTCCACACCTTCCGGCTCGCTGGCCAAGCGCTTGAAGTGGTCGACAAGCATCCTGCTCAGCGATGAGACCGAGACGACCCACTGCACGTGTTCATTCGTTTCCGGCCCGTCTCCGGGCGTGGCGGCGCGCCCGTCGAGCCCCGCCAGGAGTGCCTCGCAGAACAAGCTCGTCTCGTTGAGACGGCCATAGGCTTTCGTGCCAGGGAGCGCCGCCTGGAAGATGGGGGCGCACCGGTTGTCCTCGCTCACCAACTCCACGTCGAAGACGGCCGGTGCGGACAGGTGCTCGAAGTTCTTGAGCACGTCGGGGAGGACCCTGCACGTATCGATGAAATAGACCTGCTGCCGGGCAATGGGGCCTGCCTGCGGGCTGGGCGCCATCCCCTGGAAGATGTTTTGCAGCTCGATAGCCTGCTCCAGGACGGGCGAGTCGGGCTCGGCGAACTCCTCGAGCAGGAGGACCGTGTTGTCCCGGCTCCGCTGGATGCCATGGCCCGCGAAGTAAAAGAGCGTCATGCCGTCGGCGTGGCTGCGCGCATCCCGCCGCCAGTCGCGCAGGGCCCTTTCAACATGGCGTCGGGTCGCCGCGAGCGCACTGGGGTGAGCCGCAGCCTCACCCGCCGAGGGTGTCAGCAGCAACCGGCAGGTCGCCAGCGGAAGCGGGAGCGCATCCCGGTGGGCCTGGAGCCACTCGAAGAGCCGCAGCGTCGAGGTCGCGGCCGACGAGAGCTGCTTCAGGTCGTAAGGGCCAGACGGCTGGTCGCGCGGTGGCAGATGGCGGTAGCCGCTCACCCCCACGAGCAGGGCGTGCACCCCGGGCCTGTCGCCCAGGGATGCCCGCACATCGAAGACCAGCGACATGGCGACTCCCTCCGCTACCGTCCGCGGATGCTAGTGGTGTCCCTAATTTAGCCAAAGCATCATGCATGCAAGGTGGAGGACCGCCAGGTAGTTGATGGCGGTCTTCTCGAAGCGGGTGGCCACCGCTCGGAAGCGCTTGAGGCGGTGGAACATGCAGTCCACTTGGATGCGCATCCGGTAGAGGGCGCGGCTGTTGCAGCGCCGGTGGTGTTTGCGCGTCGGATTCATGGCGATGACGGGCGTCATGCCGCGCTCCCGGACGGCCTGCATGAGGTGGTCGGCGTCGTAGCCGGCGTCGGCGATGAGCGCCTTGCCATGCGCATACTGAAGTTGCCCCGTTTTCGGCTCTCCCGCACTTTGTGTGATGCGTAGGCTCAGACGGTGAGGAGCACGCGACGGCGCAGCAGGTCGAAGCTGGCGCGGCCGTACATCTGACGCTTGAGGAACTTGAGCTTCGTGAGCTGACCCTCCGCCTGGGCGTTGCTCCAGGGCGTGGTCAGCGCCGCCCGGACTGCATCCCCGTCCTGCTGCAACCCCTCGGCGAAGGTCTCCACCGCGCGCACGCCGCAGTGGAGTGCCTCGCCCAGCCACGCCTCGAAGGGTCTACAGGAACTGCGTGGCCTGGCCCGTGCGTAACGCTCCGAGCGCGGACCACTTCGCAGAAGCGTCGGGTCAACTCCATGACGCACGCGGCCTCCTTGTCCTGTTGGATGCGAGCCAGCGTGGCTGCATCCTCGGGTGTGAGTTCGGACGGCTCCTTCACGCACAGCCAGGCCAATTGCTTCGGGGAGGCGAGCGGGTCGGAGCTCTTGCCATTGGACCACCAGTCGCCGCCGGACTCCGCGCGCGGCCGCGTGCGCGCCGGAGCTTTGCGGCGCGTCTGGATCCAGCGGTAGACCTGCCGTGACGTGCCACGAAACCCTCGTGCGCGAATCTCCCGCCAGAGCGAGCAGGCGTTTTCGCAGCCCGCCGCATGACGCTCCTCAAGGTACTCCAGAAATGGGGCGAGGATGCTCGGACAGGGCGCGCGCACCGAGCGCTCCGGAAAGGCTTCCGGGGTGGCGTACTTGCGCACCGTGCTCGGTGCCAGACTCAAGGTGCGGTGGATTCTCGCCAGCGGCTCCCCGGCGAGGGAACGGCGCCGCACTGTCTCGTATGCGGCCACGCGCTGGGCTCGGCTCGCCTCACGGGAGCGGACTTCAGAATGAGTGCGTGAAAATGAGGTGAGCCGCCGCGCAGGGGAAACGCTCTCTCGCGAGACGACCGGCAGGGAGCGCAGGCGCGCGTGCGCCCCCGTCAGCCAGCGCTCCGCCATTTGCCGCCCATTGAGGAGCAGATGCCAGCGGTCCGCTACTTGTTGAGCGTCGGGAGCACCGAGTGCGGCTGCATGTGCGTACTCCGTCGAGCGGTCTCTGGTGAGGACCTCTATGTCAGGGTGGCGACGCAGCCACGCCGTCAGCGTCGGCGTTGAGCGGTCGGGCAGCACCTCGACGACGCGGTGCGCTTCGAGGTCGACGAGAATGGAGCCGTAGGTGCGCCCCTTTCGCAGGGCCCAGTCATCCACGCCCACCGCCCGGGAGTCTCGTGGCGTCGGCCGCGGAGTACGGCGAATCAGGCGCAGGAACGTGTCGGGGCTGGTTGGCATGGCCAGCGGCTTGAGCAGTCTGGCTCCAGCCTCGGCACCCGCTGTCGTGGCGACGGCGGACTGGGCGGTGGCAAGCCGCCGCGTTCGCCGGGCCCGAGGAGCCAGCAAGCGGGGCAGCGGCTCCGCGAACGTGCGGCGAGGGCCTTTCGCGTTTCGACAGAAGAAGCGACACACATTCATTTCCAGTTTCACGGCATGCCCGGCGGAGGGCAGGTCAGCGGGGCGGCGGACGTAGCTGCTGTGCACGGAGTTGCTGGGCGTCCGGCAGGAGGGACACCGGGCACCAGTGCCCTCCTGGTGCACCACGAGGACGATTTTCGGCGAGCCACCGCGCACCACTCGCTCCAATCGACAACCGGGAAGGGAGTACAGTGTTTCCATTCCCAGGGTGTAGTCGCCCCACTGGTAGCCTGCCGCAACTGCCTACTTCTCCGAGGGGCATCACACAAAGTGCGGGAGAGCCCGGGGCAACTTCAGACTTCGGATTCCTGGAGGGCGACTGGCGCGTGCACCATCGCCGCCTCAAGCCGGGCGGCCAGGAGTGGGTCGAGTTCGACGGCACGTGCGCCAACCGCCGGTTGATCGACGGCAGCGCGAACGTGGAGGAGCACGCGCTCGACGCGCCCAGCGGCGCCTATCGCGCCGTCGGACTGCGCGCCTACGATTCGAAAGCAGGGGAGTGGGCCATCTGGTGGCTCGACGGGCGCTACCCATCGGGTCCGTTGCGCACCCCGGTCAAGGGCCGCTTCGAGGACGGCATCGGCCGCTTCTACGCCGACTACACGCAGGACGGGAAGCCGATGCGCGGCCGCTTCGTGTGGTCGAACATCACGCCGACCTCGGCCCGCTGGGAGCAGGCGGCATCATCCGACGGCGGAAAGACGTGGGCCCCCAACTGGATCATGGAGTTCGAGCGTGAGACGCGGAAGCCCGCGCCACGGCCGGCGGACCCGACGGCCGTCCACGACTTCGACTTCCTCCTCGGTGAGTGGCGCGTCCACCATCGCTACCTGCGGGTGAAGGACGGCCGCCGCGAGTGGCTCGACTCCGAGGGAACAATGTCCCATCGCGGTCTGATGGGCGGAAGGGCGAACCTCGAGGAGCACACCATCGAGGCCCCGGCCGGAGCCTATCGCGCGGTCGGGCTGCGCTCGTACGATCCGAAGGCGGCGCGGTGGTCCATCTGGTGGCTCGACGGTCGCGCGCCCCACGGCGACCTCGATCCGCCCGTCCAGGGACGTTTCGAGAAGGGAGTCGGCACCTTCCTCGGCGAGACGACCATCGACGGCAAGCCGACGCGCGTGCGGTTCGTCTGGTCGCGGATCACCGCCACGTCCGCGCGCTGGGAGCAGGCCTATTCGTCCGACGCAGGCCGCACCTGGGAGACGAACTGGATCATGGAGTTCCGACGCGCCTCGTGAATCGGCGCGCCTTCAGCGCTCGCCGATGTCCTTTCTCTACGTCCGAGTGCCTGGCTAGAGCTCGTTCATGATGAGCAGGCCGCGCGAGTTGTCGACGACGTACACGTAGCCGTCGCCGGGCACGCGGATGCCGATGGCGCCCTCGAAGACGTCATCGGTGCGCCCCGGGTCCGTCTCGCGGTGCGTGTTGTAGTAGGCCACCTGCCGGGGCTTCGTGGGGTTGGACACGTCCAGCACGCGCACGCCCTCCTGGTACCAGGCGACGTACAGGCGCGTGCCCACCAGGAGGATGTTGTGGATGGAGGTCGTGGGCCGGAGCTTGAACTCGCCGATCTTCACGATGTGCGCCGGATCGCTGGCGTCCAGCACGCGCAGGTGTGCGCCATGGTTCTCGCCGCCCTCGAAAACGAGGGTGCGCCCGGCGAAGGTGCCCACTGCGTTGTGGTGGGCGGTGGTGTTTGGGTACGTGTAGGTCCCCAGCAGCTTCATGTTGTCCGGGTTCTCGACGTCGACGACCTTGAGGCCACCCTCGAAGTGGCTGATGTAGAGCTTGCCCTGGTAGGCGAAGGCGTCATGGGCCCCGTCGTAGGGGCCCACCAGGGGAAACGCGAGGCGCTGGAGCAGCACGGGCTCCAGTGGCTGGGACACGTCGAACACGAGCGTGTTGCTCGAGGGCCAGAGCCCCATGCCGTAGAGGCGGTCCCCGTCCACCAGCACGGTGTGCACGGCGAGGGGGGCGCTGGAGGGCACGCGGCGCACGAGCTGCGGGTCCGCCGGGTTGGAGATGTCGAAGACGACGATGCCGGTGTCCTGGCTGGCGACGTACAGCGCGTCCCCCTTGGCCCACACGCTGTTCCAGAGCTGGTCGTCGGGGAGGCTGATGACCTTCTTCAGCACGGGGTTGCGCCGGTCCGTCACGTCGAAGACGGAGATGCCGCCCGGCTTGCCCGGGCGAAGGTAGGCGACGTTGGCGGAGACGACGTAGGCGTGGTTCTTCGCGACGTAGATGTCCAACGGGGTGCCCTGCTCGACGTACGTTTCCGACACGAGCTCGAGGCCGCCGGAGGACTCGTCCTCGCCTTCGCGCCACAGCATGCGGTGGGCGTCGGCGGTGGCCCGCTGCACCACCCGGCCGTTGACGCACCGGGCGAAGCAGCCCGTGAAGTAGCGGTTGCTGGGCGCCTCACATCCCGCCAGCACGGTGGTGGTGCTGCCCCCGTCCCGGGACCGGGTGTGGGTGCCGAGGAGCAGGCTGTCCGCGTCGCGCTCCTCGTGAGTGACGGGCGCGTAGTAGAACTTGCTGGGGCCGCCGTCGCCGACGAGGCCCATCGTCACGGTGGAGTACGAGCCCTCCACTCCGCCGTCCGCCAGCGCGGACTCCTGCCGCAGCCGTACATGGTAGAAGCCGTCCTTCGCGACGTTGGCGAGCGTCGAGGAGTCGCAGGCGGACAGGTCGAAAATGGCCGGGTCGAGGCAGCCTCCGGCGGGGCTCTCGCCCACCCGTGGCACGAGCGTGCAGGCCGAGAGCACGCCGGGGTCACCCGTGCCGTCTCCCAGCTCCTCCAACACGGTGTACGTGCCGCCCCAGGGCGGCGTCCCGGAGTCGGGTGGCCCCGCGTCGGGGGTGCCCGAATCACCGGGGACGCCGGCATCGGGCGTGGGCTGGGGCGAGTCGCGGCAGCCTGGCGCCGCGGAGAGCAGCAGGCCCCAGGTGACGAAGAGCACCCATGACGAGCGGGGGGAGGACGGCATCGGGGACCTCATGGGTGACGCCACGCGCAATCACGGGCATCAACATGAAAGCGGCCACTCCTTTGAATTCGATTGAATTCGCTCTGCTCGCGGGAACACTTGCTCCGTGATGGGGAACGGGGCGTGCGCGGTGGGAAGAAGCGCGCTCGGGGCCCCTCTGGTTTCGCGTTTGCACGTCGAGCGGCCCGTGAGCCTGCCCCCGCACGCTCGGCCAGGGGTACCGAGTGGGACTCCTCGAAAACGGGGCAACGTCAGTTACGAGCTCGAGCTGGCTGAGGTGCTCGTCGCTCCGCTACGGTTTCGTCCGCGGCAAGTCATGTCGACGCTGTGAGCCGACGCGGTCCCAATCACCCACGAGGAGTGACCCGATGGACAGACCGCTCCCAGTGCTGCCGCCGCACCCCGCAGTGCACCTCGGGGAGCTCGAGGCGCTCGCGGGCCATCTTCGCTCGCGTGGCATCGACTACAGCCGGCAACCGTACGGCGTCACGATCGAAGTCGACATCGGCGAGATCGTGAACTTCATGATCGACGTCCACTGGCTCATCGATCAGGTGCGGTTCGTCGCAGTGACTCCGCTCACCGTCGCCGCCACGAGCCTCTCCGAGGTGGCTCTCGCGGTGGAGCGAGTGAACGCTGAAATCGGCTTTCCCGTATGGCGGGTGTTGCCGACGCTCGCCGCAACGTACACGGCCACGCTCGATCACACCGGCGCGCTGTCGAGCCGCGTGGTCGAGTACGCCATGGCCCTGCTGCGAGACGCGCTCGTGCGGGACCAGCCGGTGCTGCGGGCCCTGACCGGCGTCAGCCATCCGTGACCTGGTGTGGGGGTGGGTTGGCTGCACGACACCGCCGCATGCGCCTCTTTCGGCCGCCCTGCTCGACGCGCGGACCGCAGGGGTCCTCCCTGGCCCTCAGCCCCAGAGCTCGGGAGGCGGCCAGTACATCTCGCTTCCCTCGAAGCGGATGCCGGGCACCCGGTCCCGGGAGAGCAGCAGCGGCCCGTCCAGGTCCACCACGGCGGCCCCCTGCGCCACGAGCATCGCGGGCGCCATGGCCAGTGACGTCGCCACCATGCAGCCCACCATGAGCTGCAGCCCCTCGCTCCGCGCGGCCGACGCGAGCGCCAGCGCCTCCGTCAGGCCCCCGGTCTTGTCCAGCTTGATGTTGATGGCGTCGTACTTCCCCAGCAGCGTCCCCAGCCCGTGCCGGTCATGCGCGGACTCGTCGGCGCAGACGGGCACCGCGCGCCGCAGCCCCTGGAGCGCGCCATCATTCCCGGCCGGAAGAGGCTGCTCCACCATGACCACGCCCAGCTCCGCGCAGGCGTCGAACAGGGCAGGCAGCGCCTCCGGCTTCCAGCCCTCGTTCGCATCCACGATGAGCTGGCTCGCCGGAGCCCCCGCGCGGATGGCCCGCAGCCGCTCGATGTCTTCCTCTCCGCGCCCGAGCTTCACCTTCAGCAGCGGCCGGTGCGCGGCCTTCTCCGCGGCAGCACGCATCGCCTCGGTGGTATCGAGGCTCAGCGTGTACGCGGTGACGAGCGGCCGGGGCTCGGACATGCCCAGCAGGGCCCAGACGGGCCGCCCGCTCCGCTTCGCCTCCAGGTCCCACAGCGCGCAGTCCAGCGCGTTGCGCGCGGCCTTCGGCTCCAGCACCCCGGCGATTCCGTCCCGCGCCAGCCCCGCTTCGATTCGCGGGCGGGCCGCCTCCAGCGCCGCCATGACGCCTTCGAGCGTCTCGCCATAGCGGGCATAGGGGACGCACTCTCCGCGCCCCACGGCACCGTCCTCCTCCAGCGTGACGACGACCACCTCGGCGGACGTCTTGGAGCCGCGGGAGATGGTGAAGCGCCCGGCAATGGGCCAGCTCTCGTGGGTGACGGTGAGCTTGCGCATGGGGTCAGCTCCGGGCCGGGAAGCGGCGCGCCAGCTCCTCGACGAGGGGGCCGACGCCGGTGCGGATGGGGTCCACGCACGGCAGCCCGTGCTCGCGGCCCGTGCGCTCCAGCAGTTCCAGGGCCTCCTTCTCGCCCAGGTGCTCGGTGTTGATGGCGAGGCCGGTGCACTGGATGCGCGGGTTGGTGAGCTGGCCCTCCAGGATGGTCCGGTCGATGACGGCCTGGATGGAGGGGAGGGGATGCTGGACGCCGCGCATCTTCGTGCGCGTGGGCTCGTGGCAGACGACGAAGGCGTCCGGCTGCGCGCCGTGGAGCAGCCCCAGGGTGACGCCCGCGAAGGACGGGTGGAACAGCGAGCCCTGGCCTTCCACCAGGTCCCAGTGGTCCGCGTCGTTGGCGGGAGTGAGCCACTCGGCCGCGCCGGCGACGAAGTCCGACACCACCGCGTCGATGGCCACGCCGCGCCCGGAGATGAAGATGCCCGTCTGCCCGGTGGCGCGGAAGTCCGCCTTGAGGCCGCGCGCGCGCATCTCCTTCTCCAGCGCGAGCACCGTGTACTTCTTGCCCACCGAGCAGTCCGTGCCCACCGTCAGGAGCCGCAGGCCCGGGCGCTTCGAGCCCTTTCCGGTGGCGAAGTCCATGTCGGGGATGCGCACGTCGTGCAGCTTGCGGCCATTGCGCGCGGCCGCCGCGGCGATGGCGGGGAAGGCGCTCAGCCGCTTGTGCAGCCCCGTGGCGAGGTCCATTCCCGCGTCGAGCGCCTCCACCAGCTTGCCAATCCAGTGCTCCGGCAGCACGCCGCCCGCGTTGGCCACGCCGACGATGAGCGTCTTCGCGCCCTTCGCCTTCGCCTGGGCGATGTCCAGATCCGGGAGGCCGCAGTCGGCCTTGCAGCCCTCCAGCCGGAGCTGACCCACGCACCAGTCGGGCCGCCAGTCGACGATGCCGTGCGCCGTCTTGGCGGCGAGCTGGTCGGGGACGTCACCCAGAAACAGAACGTACGGCTTCTCGATCTCCACCACGGACCTCCGCGCCCCATGTCCAGGGCTGTGGGTCGGGCTTTTCAGCATGCCCTCGGGGATCGGGCAAGTCCGGGCTGGCGCAGGAGGGTATGCACTGGCCAACGCTTCGTACCCCCGATGCGGGCGGAAGGCTGCGTGAATCGAATACCTTGCATGAACGGCAGGGCGCCAGGCCGCGTGATGTCAGACGAAAGGAGCGCACGCATGAAGCCGTTCTGGGGGCGTCAGCACGTCGCAATCACAGTCATGGGGCTTTGCCTGGTGTATTCGGGGGCGGCCCTCGCACAGGAAAT contains these protein-coding regions:
- a CDS encoding caspase family protein is translated as MSLVFDVRASLGDRPGVHALLVGVSGYRHLPPRDQPSGPYDLKQLSSAATSTLRLFEWLQAHRDALPLPLATCRLLLTPSAGEAAAHPSALAATRRHVERALRDWRRDARSHADGMTLFYFAGHGIQRSRDNTVLLLEEFAEPDSPVLEQAIELQNIFQGMAPSPQAGPIARQQVYFIDTCRVLPDVLKNFEHLSAPAVFDVELVSEDNRCAPIFQAALPGTKAYGRLNETSLFCEALLAGLDGRAATPGDGPETNEHVQWVVSVSSLSRMLVDHFKRLASEPEGVEQTVTLGGQILEDLMLHQLLAPPSADLTLEVDPLAAVAHARVNVVNALGQPTADFPHPLSPYPLTRQLEAGYYTIGATIDPPHPQFVGCPGRPMLLTPPRRTYRLRVSP
- a CDS encoding transposase, whose amino-acid sequence is MEQRPGGGSAHEAQVPQASDVRPRQLRPAAPSRAPHRLSLRITQSAGEPKTGQLQYAHGKALIADAGYDADHLMQAVRERGMTPVIAMNPTRKHHRRCNSRALYRMRIQVDCMFHRLKRFRAVATRFEKTAINYLAVLHLACMMLWLN
- a CDS encoding LVIVD repeat-containing protein, with amino-acid sequence MPSSPRSSWVLFVTWGLLLSAAPGCRDSPQPTPDAGVPGDSGTPDAGPPDSGTPPWGGTYTVLEELGDGTGDPGVLSACTLVPRVGESPAGGCLDPAIFDLSACDSSTLANVAKDGFYHVRLRQESALADGGVEGSYSTVTMGLVGDGGPSKFYYAPVTHEERDADSLLLGTHTRSRDGGSTTTVLAGCEAPSNRYFTGCFARCVNGRVVQRATADAHRMLWREGEDESSGGLELVSETYVEQGTPLDIYVAKNHAYVVSANVAYLRPGKPGGISVFDVTDRRNPVLKKVISLPDDQLWNSVWAKGDALYVASQDTGIVVFDISNPADPQLVRRVPSSAPLAVHTVLVDGDRLYGMGLWPSSNTLVFDVSQPLEPVLLQRLAFPLVGPYDGAHDAFAYQGKLYISHFEGGLKVVDVENPDNMKLLGTYTYPNTTAHHNAVGTFAGRTLVFEGGENHGAHLRVLDASDPAHIVKIGEFKLRPTTSIHNILLVGTRLYVAWYQEGVRVLDVSNPTKPRQVAYYNTHRETDPGRTDDVFEGAIGIRVPGDGYVYVVDNSRGLLIMNEL
- the dgcA gene encoding N-acetyl-D-Glu racemase DgcA; translated protein: MRKLTVTHESWPIAGRFTISRGSKTSAEVVVVTLEEDGAVGRGECVPYARYGETLEGVMAALEAARPRIEAGLARDGIAGVLEPKAARNALDCALWDLEAKRSGRPVWALLGMSEPRPLVTAYTLSLDTTEAMRAAAEKAAHRPLLKVKLGRGEEDIERLRAIRAGAPASQLIVDANEGWKPEALPALFDACAELGVVMVEQPLPAGNDGALQGLRRAVPVCADESAHDRHGLGTLLGKYDAINIKLDKTGGLTEALALASAARSEGLQLMVGCMVATSLAMAPAMLVAQGAAVVDLDGPLLLSRDRVPGIRFEGSEMYWPPPELWG
- the dgcN gene encoding N-acetyltransferase DgcN; the encoded protein is MEIEKPYVLFLGDVPDQLAAKTAHGIVDWRPDWCVGQLRLEGCKADCGLPDLDIAQAKAKGAKTLIVGVANAGGVLPEHWIGKLVEALDAGMDLATGLHKRLSAFPAIAAAAARNGRKLHDVRIPDMDFATGKGSKRPGLRLLTVGTDCSVGKKYTVLALEKEMRARGLKADFRATGQTGIFISGRGVAIDAVVSDFVAGAAEWLTPANDADHWDLVEGQGSLFHPSFAGVTLGLLHGAQPDAFVVCHEPTRTKMRGVQHPLPSIQAVIDRTILEGQLTNPRIQCTGLAINTEHLGEKEALELLERTGREHGLPCVDPIRTGVGPLVEELARRFPARS